GTATTCAAGGCACACCTTAGGAATAATGAAAGGAGATACTGGGTTTTTACCATTGGAGTGGACAAGTTATGGAGAGAGATCTCCGGTTGCTCCAATTTTCTCCCTTCAAATGGCAACTGTGTTTATATTGACGGGGTCATTTATTGGGTACATATAATTCGATGTAACATAGCTGCATTCAGTGTTGGAGATGAAAAGTTCACTAGAATGATTTCATTCCCCGATAGAGAATGGACATTGAGGTTCTCTGAAGGTACACCAAGAATAGCAGAAATAAAGGGACAAGTTGCACTATTAGGTCCTGTATATTTCAAAAAAAGCACAATTGCTTTATATGTTCTCAATGGTAGTGGTGAAACTGACGAATGGGTGAAGCATATAATTGAGCTACCATTAGAATTAACAAAGACATGTGGAGGTTGTCTTTGCTCTTTGTTTACCATCAATCCTAAGGGAGAGATTCTATCACTTCCAGACAAGAATAGTTCGTCCCTCTTTTTATATGATGCTGGAAGGAAAGATCAGTGGAAACTAGTTGAGATACATGGCATATATGAACGCAAATTCCTTGTGGAGATTCAGATTACTGTATTGCTAAATATTGTGGAGAGTATTTGGCCCTTGAGATTGTCTGAAATGGTAAACTTAAATGCTAAAGGTCGAGGTTCATATGTCCCTTAAGTTATTTTAAGTGCATGCGTTTGTGTTTTCAAGCCTCAAGGTGACCAAATTCACAGCATGTAGGTGAAACCATTTAGTAGTATTGAATGTAGAGTTATCCTTTAGCACCTATAAAACCCTCCTTGTATGATGTTATCAGTGTTTATAGTTCCTTTTCTGATTTCATTCCACACAAACATTTCAATTTCTGTTATTAGTATTGtgtgtgatttggaggttcgttcctacttttgaaattttaagcaatgatgttatgtactcatttttcttttcctcttctgcAAAGTGCATGAAGTGATGACAGAAGTTCATATTTGTTTAATTGCATTCTTTAACATGCTTGACGTTTTTGTAtggagctgagtgttggccagtcaagatttcACAGAAATGAGggtgttgagatggatgtgcaaaggcacactaggatggataagattaggaatgagaACATTCGGGAGAGGAAGGGCGTGGCTCCcttggatgacaagatgcgggaagcgagacttagaTAGTTCGAGCACGTGCGAGGAGGAGCCTAGATGCTCcagttaggaggtgtgagcggttggctcTGGCAGATATGAGAAGAGGTAGATGgcagcctaagaagtattggacgaggtgatcaggcaggacatgacacAGCTttagattttcgaggacatggcccttgataggaaggtgtgcaGTCGAGCATtaattagggttgtaggttaggggtaGTCGAGCGTTTCTCCTCGTTGTGCCGGCTAGTCTGATAGTATTTTGTCTAGGACTGCTAGCGGTTTTTGTTGTGTTTCACATTTTTGCTGTCTTTCACATTTTAGCCTTTCTATTTATTTGCTTTCTTTTACGATGCTAATACTTTTTTTCTGGTTTCTGTTGTTATTACGGATCTATTGTCTCTGAGCTGAGGGTCTCCCAAAAATAACCTCTCTATCCCtccgggataggggtaaggtctgcgtatactctacccttcccagaccccactagtggaatcctactgtgttgctgttgttgttgttgttgttgttgttgttgttgttgttaacaTGCATGAcgtttgattctttttttttttttgaatcgaTTAGACTTTCTTTAGGCTTATGCAAATCTTGAGCACAAACTGTAATTCTTCATATAAATTCGACGCGATTTTCTTCCAATTGTTTGACACTTCTGCCAAATTGTCTGTCACAATCCATTTTATGCAATTTTTACCACTTTCAAGAATTTAAATTCCATAAActattaattttttgtaaacttTAATGTGATAATTCAAGAATTTTAGCCTTGCCTTTATGACTGAATTAACAAGATACTACCTAATAGACCATTGGGAAAACACGCATGCTATATAGAGATTGATGCCTCTGTTTGTTTAAAAAAAGATTAGATGGTAGAAAGTGATGTGATCAGTGAGAGTAGTAGAAGTTTATTTGTATTCTTGGTAGGTTATATTTGTGATACAAAAACAATTTCCGTATTTTCCGTACAAAAACAATAGATATTGAACCCTATATAGCTATCGGCCGCCAGCAAAAACAAAGGGAATAACCTAAACAATATATATAAACCCTGACTTCAACTCAAACACACCTTTACACTATCAATTTTCACATAATATTATAGTCGTCCGCCACAACCAAGTATacatgaagaaaaagaagattgtTGCCATTGGTACTTTATGTATTCCGCACGAGATTATCTTTGAAATTCTAAAAAAGATTCCTGTCAAGTCTCTAATGCGTTTTAGATGCGTTTCGAAATCCTTTTGCTCCCTTATATCAGAACCCTTATTCATTGAAGCACATCAAAAGTTGTCCACTGCTCAATTTCATGTAAGTTGCTCATCTTTGGCGACTCGCGAAAATGTCATTCAGTACTTTAATCAGTCACGTTTCAGTAAGCTTCACTCTCTAGCATCTACCAATGGCTTAGTTTGTCTATGGAACTTTTATGGAGAAGTTGCTGTTTGTAATCCTTTTACACAAGAACATATCTTTCTTCCTAATCAACGACCTTCAATCACTTGTTGCTCCCTGGGTTTTGATCCCACCaccaagaaatataaagtaatcAAGGCACAGTACTATATACTAGATGATCGAGATTATTCATGTAAAGTGAGATATTGGATTTACACTATCGGGGTGGACAATTTATGGAGGGAGATTCCTGACTGCGCCAACATTTTCCCTATATACAATTTTGTTTATATCGGCGGAGTCATTTATTGTGTAAATAGGCTTTCAAAGCCTTACAATATAGCTGCATTCagtgttgaaaatgaaaagttaatTAGAATGATTTTGTCCCCTGATGAGGTATCGACTTCAAAATCTCCAccaaaaatagtagaaataaaggGACAAGTTGCACTTGTAGATCAAAGAAAGTTTGGAGGCGATGACAAGGTTAGTTTGTATGTTCTTAATGGTACTGGTGAAACTGAGACATGGGTGAAACATATAATTGCGCTGCCATTAGAGTTAATAAACACAAAATATTTGCCTTTATTTAACACTAACCCTAAGGGAGAGATATTGATTCCGGACGCGGGTAGAACGATTTTGCAAATGTTCTTATATGACATTGCAAAGAAAGATTGGAGAAAAGTTGATATACATGGAATTTGTGAACGAGTACACCGTGTGAGTTGGGTTGGTGTTTTGCTAAATCTTGTGGAGAATATTTGGTCCTTGAAATAACTACTACTATGGTTGGATGGTTCAGGAGCCTAGCTAGCTCTCTCTACGGTTCAGAATGCATTAGTGAGaaatataaatgatattttttctTCAGTGAATCTTGTCTTGAACAAATGCATTAGTATGATTTTTTCTGCTTCTGCAAATCCTGAGCCCAGAATGGGAGTTCTTTTTTTagattaaatatgaaattctgtcaATCAAGTTAGTActgatttttgttgtttctttgACTCCCTACATTTCAACTAATATATTTTCtgtttctttcaattccttctttAAAACACTCCATGTTGTTTTGACACAATCCGTTATATACAACTTTTACCACTTTCAAGAATTCAAAGTCCTCAAACTATTAAAAGATTTTAAACTTTAATGTGATATTTCAGGAAATTTAGCCTAGCCTTTGTGATGAACTAACAAGATAATGCCAAATAGAATACTGGGAAAACGTGTTATATAGAGATTGATGGCTCAATTAGTCAGTAGACATAATGTTGTGCAGAGGACGTTGATATTGAATTACCACAAAAGGGCACAGGAATAAACGTGTCTATAGGTACAAAGACAACCAATACAGTAGTAATTTTAAGTGCAGGATGAGGGGTGGTGGTGTTACGAtccaaaaatccaactagtcgtaatGACACCTAACCCGACTCCcctaggtaagtcaattaacaactattcaattccaataaaatcTAATAAGACaaataagtaaaagaaattatttgaatcttatacatttcccaatgactgatagtacaaatcatgagcttctaagattagaatttacaaagctggtatgaaataaatacgtCATCGTTCGAAATTTACataaacatatttttattttataaatctaaggctaacATGAATAAGAGacagctacaaccggaatgcaggtacgtcttcaattccagctcccgtcgatcacaacaacatcagcatccaacatctgcaaaaatgtagtatgagtacaaccgaccccatgtactcaataagtaacaaacctaacttaggttgaaagtagtgacgagatggaACAAAGggcgggtccaacaccaatagccaacaacagttcataacaacataatgaaaggaataaaagaagtaactcacaGATAAAATGCTCGGTTCGTTCACAGTTCtaggaaaaataggcatgcttttcaagtatatcagtgaaaattcaaatcttttaccaaaatcgccaaaaataagagtaagtttgaaaactataatttttctcaaagctttcaacaggtaaatgtctCATTTTCAAAGGGCGTGAGataaatacatctctatgcctacatgttgATATGTATtggtcatgaatgatgtgataccgtacatcagaaggaaaatgcatctctatgtccGTATgccaaatatgcatgtcaaatgcgatgcaactcagtgataaaaccatatgcatgcTCTcaaagtatcaattcactcattcctcccagtcactcaatcctcacagtcattCAGTCCTAACagccactcagtcctcacagtcactcaatcatcccaatcactcggcactagCTGGGCACTAGCACTCAACCCTCGCACTCGGTAGGTATCttcactcactaggggtgtgtgcaaactacggaggggctccttcaacccaagcgctataatctgcacagaaaactcacgtgctatagtatcaatatctggatccgcacaaacaactcacgtgctgcacaaacaactcacatgctataatatcaatatctggatgcGTAcgcacaactcacgtgctatagtacaatattctcacaatcaggatctcggcctcactcagtcatcaatctctccagcttCCCGGGctctcaatgtcatgaaaatcagcccaaaaataatgatatgatgtatcaataaatggtaatagagactgagatatgatatgcatatgaatgcatatgactgagtatgtattTGCAATGTaagcagataactcaacaacagaaatgacctcggtgggtctcaacagaataagcatgtatcctagacatgatttttaacatggaTCTCACCtcaataactctagtacgtagagatttcatagtTAAAGATATGATCAGGTAACtatacagtaccacagaaataatggagtcacaattcacatggtacacgcccacacgcccggcacctagcatgtgcatcacctcaacaccaaacacataatgCGTAATTCAGGTTTCATACcttcaacaccaagtttagaaatgttacttacctcgaacaagttaAATCCATTACCGAGCAAGCCCAACGATGCTTCCAACAATGCCATCTTCGCGtatcgacctccgaacgactcgaaactagccaaaagcaattcaaAATGCATCAAAcgaagcccaaggaaacaattctaaatgtaaatgctaagttcttaatcaaaagtcaaaaagtcaaccccaggcccacatctcggaatccgatgaaagttacaaaattcaaacacccattcaactacgagtccaaccataccaaaattagtcaaatccgatcacaactcgaccttcaaatcctcaaataatagtttatgaagtttctacaattttttctcaaatttccatctaaaaatattaattaaattatgaaaacaatgatatatccatgtatattaaccaaatccaagttaaaatcacttacccaaataaaTTTCTTGAAATATTCATGAAAagtcgccacaaaccgagcttcCAAAGCCCAAATGTGAAATAACACTCTAACCCTCGTTTATATAGTAATAAATCTGACCTCATATTGTGTTTACCGCACAtttttttgtgcagtccgcactttctTGGATCCGCGAccgcaatccaaattgtgcggtcgcacttcAACAGTGACTGCACTACCAAGCTTCAGTAAAATACCCGTTactttttgtacaaatgtccaaatgctAATTTCTtaatctttctggaaactagagggctacaaattttgtttttggatcttctccaaatttcttatagattaaaagatataagcttccgaagttagACCATCAACCTGCAGATTTTCCTTTCTACGGCCGCAAGAGGATTTCTAAGGTCCGCACATTCCCTCTACGGTCCGTACATGAGGCTTTGCCTCAGCACTCTAATATGTTCCGTCCGCACTCCAATTGTTCTAGAACATCATTAGAGTGTCGAAATGCTCGTTTGATACTCTCTTCGAAACACCCGAGCTACTCGGAACCCCATACgagtataccaacaagtcccgtaacataacacggacctactcgaggcctcaaatcacacctaacaatatcaaaatcatgaatcatacctcaaatagaatttaatgaactttgaatcttcaacttccaaaactagcaccgaaacatatcaaatcaacccggaatgaacccaaatttttcacacaagtcccaaatgacataacaaaactcTTTCGATTCCCAAAACCATGATCCGAATTCGATATCATCAAATTCATCTCTTGattaaacttatgaactttccaaaccttcaaatttccaactttcgccaattagtgccgaatccttctagaaacatccaaattcaaatccgggaATACACatgagtctaaaatcaccatttGCACCTAACAGAacaatcaaaactccaatccgaggtcaaatactaaaaagtcaaatttgatcaactcttccaGCTTAAactatgaaattcattcttctgaATCGactccgaataacctaaaaaccaaaatcgacgattcacacaagtcataatacatcatgcgaaGATACtcgtgccctcaaactaccgagcgaagtacaaatgctcaaaacgaccgctCAGGTCGTTATAGGTGGTGATTTTTGCTAGTGCATCTATATGGAGGGGGAAAGATATAATGGTTCTACCAATAAGCATAAATT
Above is a window of Nicotiana tabacum cultivar K326 chromosome 8, ASM71507v2, whole genome shotgun sequence DNA encoding:
- the LOC107822422 gene encoding putative F-box protein At1g32420, translated to MKKKKIVAIGTLCIPHEIIFEILKKIPVKSLMRFRCVSKSFCSLISEPLFIEAHQKLSTAQFHVSCSSLATRENVIQYFNQSRFSKLHSLASTNGLVCLWNFYGEVAVCNPFTQEHIFLPNQRPSITCCSLGFDPTTKKYKVIKAQYYILDDRDYSCKVRYWIYTIGVDNLWREIPDCANIFPIYNFVYIGGVIYCVNRLSKPYNIAAFSVENEKLIRMILSPDEVSTSKSPPKIVEIKGQVALVDQRKFGGDDKVSLYVLNGTGETETWVKHIIALPLELINTKYLPLFNTNPKGEILIPDAGRTILQMFLYDIAKKDWRKVDIHGICERVHRVSWVGVLLNLVENIWSLK